Proteins encoded within one genomic window of Candidatus Eisenbacteria bacterium:
- a CDS encoding methylamine utilization protein: MTRARRWISRLSWLALALSQPALAAALETLNGRVVLQERGKASAEVAAAIVYFVPDQRPASPAPVRSEITTRNRRFSPRTLAVPVGSSVSFPNEDAIQHNVFSLSPGNRFDLGRYGKGESRAQKLTSPGVVRIFCNVHREMAATVLVLDTPHVARPGSRGEFRVEDVPAGSGTLHVWHPRAEPWQRALTLPFGDSLEVRLSATLPAVPAHLDKTGRPYRDDADDTYR, encoded by the coding sequence GTGACTCGCGCTCGGCGGTGGATCTCGAGACTCTCGTGGCTCGCGCTGGCGCTCTCTCAGCCGGCGCTCGCGGCCGCTCTCGAAACGCTGAACGGCCGAGTGGTGCTCCAGGAGCGCGGCAAGGCGAGCGCCGAGGTCGCGGCCGCGATCGTCTACTTCGTGCCCGATCAGCGCCCTGCCTCGCCGGCTCCGGTGCGCTCGGAGATCACGACCCGCAATCGGCGCTTCTCGCCGCGCACACTGGCCGTACCCGTCGGCAGCAGCGTGAGCTTTCCCAACGAAGACGCGATCCAGCACAACGTGTTCTCGCTCTCCCCCGGCAACCGCTTCGACCTCGGCCGCTACGGCAAAGGGGAAAGCCGCGCCCAGAAGCTCACTTCGCCGGGAGTCGTGCGCATCTTCTGCAACGTGCATCGGGAGATGGCCGCGACCGTTCTGGTGCTCGACACGCCGCACGTCGCGCGCCCGGGATCTCGGGGTGAGTTCCGCGTCGAAGACGTGCCTGCGGGTTCGGGGACGCTGCACGTCTGGCATCCACGTGCAGAGCCGTGGCAGCGGGCCCTGACGCTGCCGTTCGGCGACTCGCTCGAAGTCAGGCTCTCGGCCACGCTGCCCGCGGTTCCCGCGCATCTCGACAAGACCGGCAGACCCTATCGGGACGATGCCGATGACACCTACCGCTAG
- a CDS encoding protein kinase, which translates to MTPTARPFRRSLGGRLFLLSGGLVLAAMTAAVGLTAWRASQVANQWVQETLRASSEAQARVHHQRLTQLRLMTRFIAADPSFAAYVTETDPTSARDLLLERQREVECDLMIVLDARGVVRARTDRSGAAGEDLSSEPSVATALEHGETTGLMRDGARYWTVAVVPIVAGQESLLGFLVAGMAVNDDLAREVGRGSGADVAYIARTPEPGVVASTLADDPEVLRAITRLAQSPNPGEARRSRLSVGGRTWAVQVTAPTGEAAGRDDLVAVTMASLDRVLAPFRRIERVLIGVGLVSLAGAFAISWLLSRHVTRPLERLADAAEAAREGRYDAPLVVSGDDEVARLARAFRGLLGELRDEREMEAYLGALSRSLPESEPAPADGELLKPGSTLADRYEIVTRLGAGGYGVVYKARDRQLQDTVALKVLRPGVAAKPELDALKEELRIARRITHRNVLRTHDFGEANGVAFISMEFVRGMTLRELLEHTARLPLSVALRLARQLLSGVDAAHRMGVVHRDLKPENLILDASGVLRIMDFGIARATRIRSAPGDRNTVVGTPGYLAPEQLGGDPGDVRSDLYACGAVLYEMFSGGPPFSALDAHELWYRVQNEDPVPLAQVAPGTPPDVASAVMRCLDRDPSRRFASAADLLEALAKVEA; encoded by the coding sequence ATGACACCTACCGCTAGACCGTTCAGGCGATCGCTCGGCGGCCGGCTCTTCCTGCTCTCCGGCGGTCTCGTGCTCGCGGCCATGACCGCGGCCGTGGGCCTCACCGCGTGGCGCGCGAGCCAGGTGGCCAATCAGTGGGTCCAGGAGACGCTGCGCGCGTCCTCCGAAGCGCAGGCCCGAGTCCATCACCAACGGCTGACCCAGCTGCGTCTCATGACTCGGTTCATCGCCGCCGATCCGAGCTTCGCCGCGTATGTGACCGAGACCGACCCGACCTCGGCGCGCGACCTGCTGCTCGAACGCCAGAGAGAAGTGGAATGCGATCTCATGATCGTGCTGGATGCGCGTGGCGTCGTGCGCGCCCGGACCGATCGTTCCGGCGCCGCTGGGGAAGACCTCTCGTCCGAGCCTTCGGTGGCCACGGCCCTCGAGCACGGCGAGACCACCGGGCTCATGCGGGATGGGGCGCGCTACTGGACGGTGGCCGTCGTCCCCATCGTCGCGGGCCAGGAGTCGCTGCTCGGGTTCCTGGTGGCGGGCATGGCGGTCAACGACGATCTGGCGCGCGAGGTCGGCCGCGGCAGCGGCGCCGACGTCGCCTACATCGCCCGCACGCCGGAGCCGGGGGTCGTGGCCTCCACCCTTGCCGACGACCCCGAAGTGCTCCGCGCCATCACCCGGCTCGCGCAGTCGCCCAACCCCGGAGAAGCTCGCCGGTCGCGCCTCTCGGTCGGTGGCCGCACGTGGGCGGTGCAGGTCACCGCTCCGACCGGCGAGGCCGCGGGTCGCGACGATCTGGTGGCGGTGACCATGGCATCGCTCGACCGCGTGCTGGCGCCGTTTCGGCGCATCGAGCGCGTCCTCATCGGAGTCGGATTGGTGTCGCTGGCCGGCGCGTTCGCAATCTCGTGGCTCCTGTCCCGGCACGTGACCCGGCCGCTCGAGCGGCTGGCCGATGCCGCGGAGGCGGCGCGCGAAGGCCGCTACGATGCGCCGCTCGTCGTTTCCGGCGACGACGAGGTCGCGCGACTGGCCCGGGCGTTCCGTGGCCTGCTCGGCGAGCTGCGCGACGAGCGTGAGATGGAGGCGTACCTTGGAGCGCTTTCGCGCTCGCTTCCTGAATCGGAGCCCGCACCGGCCGATGGCGAGCTCCTGAAACCGGGCAGCACGCTCGCCGATCGCTACGAGATCGTGACGCGGCTGGGAGCCGGCGGCTATGGCGTGGTCTACAAGGCGCGCGACCGCCAGCTCCAGGACACGGTGGCGCTCAAGGTGCTGAGACCTGGAGTCGCCGCCAAGCCCGAGCTCGATGCGCTGAAGGAAGAGCTGCGCATCGCGAGGCGCATCACGCACCGCAACGTGCTTCGCACCCACGACTTCGGAGAAGCCAACGGCGTGGCCTTCATCTCGATGGAGTTCGTGCGTGGCATGACGCTGCGGGAGCTGCTGGAGCACACCGCAAGGCTGCCCCTCTCGGTGGCGCTCCGTCTCGCGCGTCAGCTCCTCTCGGGCGTCGACGCCGCGCACCGCATGGGGGTGGTGCACCGCGACCTGAAGCCGGAGAACCTCATCCTGGATGCCTCGGGGGTGCTGCGCATCATGGACTTCGGGATCGCCAGAGCCACGCGGATCCGCTCCGCGCCCGGGGACCGGAACACGGTGGTCGGAACCCCCGGCTACCTTGCACCGGAGCAGCTCGGTGGCGATCCTGGCGACGTGAGATCGGATCTCTACGCGTGCGGCGCGGTGCTCTACGAGATGTTCTCGGGGGGGCCGCCCTTCTCGGCGCTGGATGCTCACGAGCTCTGGTACCGCGTGCAGAACGAGGATCCCGTTCCGCTCGCGCAGGTGGCGCCGGGCACGCCTCCCGATGTGGCGAGCGCGGTGATGCGCTGCCTCGACCGCGACCCATCGCGTCGCTTCGCCAGCGCGGCCGACCTGCTCGAGGCGTTGGCCAAGGTCGAAGCATGA
- a CDS encoding amidohydrolase family protein, whose protein sequence is MSTSCHFARWRGIVAAALLLVLAAPAATTATSTDADLAAARAVFEANLDAIRHRDREAYLACYLNSPRLARTGAAGFQLGFDSLAASAGSGWPDHFEAHDLRVTPIRDGVVYGTYRYRVRYGDDEQAGLSERIFVETPAGWRIAMTSAFPALPGTPPAPIALIGATLVDGTGRSPIRDAVVILRNGKIDCAGPRSRCAVPNGIETMDVKGRWIAPGLVDAHVHHSQTGWIDGRPDAADLRDRYPYEEAMARLRRDPDRFHRADLACGVTAVFDVGGLPWTVGMQAASDADTRSPHVRAAGPLLTTLDHWLNLPAERHFIYLTSDSVARAGVRYLKTLGSSAVKVWFIVRPGDDLVAQERMVSVAGAEARRLGLPLIVHATGLAEAKAALRAGANLLVHSVWDKPVDAEFLRLMKAKPVVYCPTLTVLDGYRKLYEAAKAGRPPVLDDPTHAVDSLTRARVSGDLDLVAKRMRPPATADPRVREQRARTMANNLMSVRKAGIPIAMGTDAGNPLTLHGPAVFTEMEAMAAAGLTPSEVLVASTRNGARAMGESDRFGTIEPGKDADLVVLAADPTRDVRAWRAVRFVARGGVVRSIAELRAR, encoded by the coding sequence ATGTCGACGTCCTGCCATTTCGCACGCTGGCGCGGCATCGTCGCGGCCGCGCTGCTGCTGGTGCTTGCCGCGCCCGCAGCCACGACCGCCACGAGTACCGACGCCGATCTGGCGGCGGCGCGCGCGGTGTTCGAGGCCAACCTCGACGCCATTCGTCATCGCGATCGCGAGGCCTATCTCGCCTGCTATCTGAATTCGCCCAGACTGGCCCGCACCGGCGCCGCAGGCTTCCAGCTCGGCTTCGATTCGCTTGCGGCCTCGGCCGGCAGCGGCTGGCCGGATCACTTCGAAGCCCACGACCTGCGCGTGACGCCGATCCGTGACGGCGTCGTCTACGGCACCTACCGCTATCGCGTGCGCTACGGCGACGACGAGCAGGCGGGACTCTCGGAGCGGATCTTCGTCGAGACTCCCGCGGGATGGCGGATCGCGATGACCAGCGCCTTTCCCGCGCTCCCGGGAACGCCGCCGGCGCCGATCGCTTTGATTGGCGCCACGCTGGTCGACGGAACCGGCAGGAGCCCGATCCGTGACGCCGTCGTGATCCTGCGGAATGGAAAGATCGATTGTGCCGGTCCGCGCTCGCGCTGCGCGGTTCCCAACGGAATCGAGACGATGGACGTGAAAGGACGATGGATCGCCCCTGGCCTCGTCGACGCTCACGTGCATCATTCCCAGACCGGATGGATCGACGGTCGCCCTGACGCCGCGGATCTCCGCGACCGCTACCCCTATGAAGAGGCCATGGCTCGCTTGCGGCGCGACCCCGATCGCTTCCATCGCGCGGATCTCGCCTGCGGCGTGACCGCGGTGTTCGACGTCGGCGGTCTGCCGTGGACCGTCGGCATGCAGGCCGCGAGCGATGCCGACACGCGGAGCCCTCACGTCCGCGCCGCGGGCCCGCTCCTCACCACGCTGGATCACTGGCTCAACCTTCCCGCCGAGCGCCACTTCATCTACCTGACCAGCGACAGCGTGGCGCGAGCCGGCGTTCGCTACCTCAAGACGCTCGGGTCCTCCGCGGTCAAGGTGTGGTTCATCGTTCGCCCGGGTGACGATCTCGTCGCACAGGAGCGCATGGTGAGTGTCGCGGGAGCGGAAGCGCGACGCCTGGGGCTGCCGCTGATCGTCCATGCCACCGGGCTCGCCGAAGCCAAGGCAGCGTTGCGCGCCGGCGCGAATCTCCTGGTCCACAGCGTGTGGGACAAGCCCGTGGATGCGGAGTTCCTGCGGCTCATGAAGGCGAAGCCGGTGGTGTACTGCCCGACGCTCACCGTGCTCGACGGCTATCGCAAGCTCTACGAAGCGGCGAAGGCCGGCCGGCCGCCGGTGCTGGACGATCCGACGCACGCCGTCGATTCGCTCACGCGTGCGCGCGTCTCGGGCGACCTCGACCTGGTGGCGAAACGGATGCGGCCGCCGGCGACGGCCGATCCCCGGGTGAGAGAGCAGCGCGCCCGCACCATGGCGAACAACCTGATGTCGGTGCGCAAGGCGGGGATCCCGATCGCGATGGGAACCGATGCCGGCAACCCGCTGACGCTCCACGGGCCGGCGGTATTCACCGAGATGGAAGCCATGGCGGCCGCGGGGCTCACGCCGTCCGAAGTGCTGGTGGCCTCGACTCGAAATGGCGCCCGCGCCATGGGGGAAAGCGATCGGTTCGGCACGATCGAGCCGGGCAAGGATGCGGACCTGGTGGTCCTCGCCGCGGATCCGACGCGCGATGTGCGGGCATGGCGAGCGGTGCGTTTCGTGGCCCGGGGCGGTGTGGTGCGCTCGATCGCGGAGTTGCGCGCGCGGTGA
- a CDS encoding TonB family protein, which yields MTAAFLRDFMPYGAPDLQDAERPHLSRALALGSLLASLLFAVAWSLSLVLPHSPPRVREVEFDPIFIEPNVAIPPISPVSEMPSVKPSAAKEQVGVPQPVADTPENAEKTLAPPADAQGPPITGEAGTRGVPPAPPAQVGPVNRRGEVLFVDELPAPAREVKPEYPELAKQAGVQGLVIVDVLVGADGRVLEAHIDPKINELMLNESALEAARKWVFTPAMQNGHPVMVWMKLPFRYTLH from the coding sequence ATGACCGCAGCGTTCCTGCGAGATTTCATGCCCTACGGTGCGCCCGATCTGCAGGACGCGGAGCGCCCGCATCTTTCACGCGCGCTCGCGCTCGGCAGCCTGCTGGCGAGTCTGTTGTTCGCGGTCGCCTGGTCCTTGAGCCTGGTGCTTCCACACTCGCCCCCACGCGTCCGTGAAGTGGAGTTCGATCCGATCTTCATCGAGCCCAACGTCGCCATCCCGCCGATTTCGCCGGTTTCGGAGATGCCGAGCGTGAAGCCCAGCGCGGCGAAGGAGCAGGTGGGCGTTCCGCAGCCGGTGGCCGACACGCCTGAGAACGCCGAAAAGACCCTCGCGCCGCCTGCCGATGCGCAAGGTCCGCCGATCACGGGAGAAGCCGGCACGCGAGGCGTGCCGCCCGCCCCTCCGGCGCAGGTCGGGCCGGTCAACCGGCGAGGCGAGGTCCTCTTCGTGGACGAGCTGCCGGCGCCGGCGCGCGAAGTGAAACCCGAGTATCCCGAGCTCGCGAAGCAAGCCGGCGTCCAAGGACTGGTGATCGTCGACGTCCTGGTCGGAGCCGACGGAAGGGTTCTCGAGGCTCACATCGATCCCAAGATCAACGAGTTGATGCTCAACGAATCCGCGTTGGAAGCCGCGCGGAAGTGGGTGTTCACGCCGGCGATGCAGAATGGCCACCCCGTGATGGTGTGGATGAAGCTGCCCTTCCGCTACACGCTCCACTGA
- a CDS encoding heavy metal-binding domain-containing protein, which translates to MKLSRRRLLWIAALIVAPRTVPVLAHPTDLSPGPPKTYSAAVLRIRETMRGIEEARQKGDLADAGVHAGELADLARLIPALSVSVTSALQDSAVGRIMLGGARIGAAALEAQQAAGQGDPEGLARQASHFPALLAELDAYVPKQYVCPMHCEVGKTYGRPGSCPLCGMHLQMITTDRYSVEVTPSRTPIKARSKVNLDFQIKDPAGFDATKLQVVHEKLLHLMIVSSDLSYFDHVHPVPGNDGRFTLRHAFPSGGRYSLFHDFTPDSVGMQVVSVELAVEGAERPRATLTVDDDQTKRVDGYDVMLSHTPLLPATDCTMTFTLRRGGKPVTDLEPFLGAMGHLVMISEDRASFVHSHPREPTPVMGPSVAFNTRFERTGLYKAWGQFQRRGRVITVPFVVRVSTDGRGGNEPIGATILQR; encoded by the coding sequence GTGAAGCTCTCTCGACGACGTCTCCTCTGGATCGCTGCGCTGATCGTCGCACCTCGGACGGTCCCGGTCCTCGCGCACCCCACCGACCTTTCGCCCGGTCCTCCAAAGACCTATTCCGCCGCCGTTCTGCGGATCCGCGAGACGATGCGGGGGATCGAGGAGGCCCGCCAGAAGGGCGACCTGGCCGATGCCGGCGTCCACGCCGGCGAGCTGGCGGACCTGGCGCGGCTGATTCCTGCACTGTCGGTGAGCGTGACGAGCGCACTCCAGGATTCGGCCGTGGGTCGCATCATGCTCGGCGGCGCGCGCATTGGCGCCGCGGCTCTGGAGGCGCAGCAGGCCGCCGGTCAGGGCGACCCCGAGGGCCTCGCGCGACAGGCTTCCCACTTCCCGGCATTGCTCGCCGAGCTCGACGCCTACGTGCCGAAGCAGTACGTGTGCCCCATGCATTGCGAGGTCGGAAAGACCTACGGCCGGCCCGGCAGCTGCCCTTTGTGCGGCATGCATCTGCAGATGATCACGACCGATCGCTACAGCGTCGAGGTGACGCCGTCACGGACGCCGATCAAGGCGCGCTCGAAGGTGAATCTCGACTTCCAGATCAAGGACCCGGCGGGCTTCGATGCCACGAAGCTCCAGGTCGTGCACGAGAAGCTCCTGCATCTCATGATCGTCTCCTCGGATCTCTCGTACTTCGACCACGTGCATCCCGTGCCGGGGAATGACGGACGCTTCACCCTCCGTCATGCGTTTCCGTCAGGCGGCCGCTACTCGCTGTTTCACGACTTCACTCCCGACAGCGTCGGCATGCAGGTGGTCTCGGTCGAGCTGGCCGTGGAAGGGGCCGAGCGACCGCGCGCGACGCTCACCGTCGACGACGATCAGACGAAGCGTGTGGACGGATACGACGTCATGCTGTCCCACACGCCGCTTCTTCCGGCCACCGACTGCACGATGACGTTCACCCTCCGGCGCGGCGGCAAGCCGGTCACCGACCTCGAGCCGTTTCTCGGCGCGATGGGACACCTGGTCATGATCAGCGAGGACCGCGCCTCGTTCGTGCACAGCCATCCGCGCGAACCGACGCCGGTCATGGGTCCGAGCGTCGCCTTCAACACGCGCTTCGAGCGTACCGGGCTCTACAAGGCGTGGGGCCAGTTCCAGCGTCGCGGCCGCGTGATCACCGTGCCGTTCGTCGTCCGCGTCTCGACCGATGGTCGTGGCGGCAACGAGCCGATCGGCGCCACGATCCTGCAGCGCTAG
- a CDS encoding galactose oxidase-like domain-containing protein, which yields MSFADDDNPNYNVNGARLGGSTKTYVVDIPTNGAPSASTFIPNDRSNMFCAGHSFTIDGRLFVIGGHLGKDGWGEPRTEFFDYRFPTLWTPGPDMFQGRWYPSACVLGNGDVLALSGTMDSTVVNASIPEVYSPAGAGSWRQLTGAVRSLPYYPFTFLAPDGRVFVAGPHVDTRFLSVTGNGSWSSARNHVLNVTRGYGSAVQYADGKILVAGGADPPTSSCEIINLNDATPTWRTTRPMNFARRQLNLTMLPDGSVLASGGSSGAGFNNNTGAVLTPEIWTPWDTVWTPMANMAVSRLYHSTSLLLPDGRVLSAGGGRPKATNGGGDQLNCEIFSPPYLFKGARPTITSAPAVGHYGVPFAIVTPNASEISQVTMIRLNSATHAFNQGQRFVRLTPTIGPGTVTVTPPANPNLAPPGFYMLFILNGNGVPSLARMIQIIPSGPVGVGEEPDDGLLDFMALRSPNPMHGGTAKIAFALSRSEVGRVEVLDVTGRRVKLVIDGFFDAGREQVVTWDGTDEHGQRVKSGLYWYRLWTPSVTRTGKLALISY from the coding sequence ATGAGCTTCGCCGACGACGACAATCCCAACTACAACGTCAATGGCGCGCGGCTGGGGGGCAGCACGAAGACCTACGTCGTCGACATCCCGACCAACGGGGCTCCCTCCGCATCGACGTTCATTCCCAATGACCGCAGCAACATGTTCTGCGCCGGCCACAGCTTCACCATCGATGGCCGGCTGTTCGTGATCGGCGGCCACCTCGGGAAGGACGGCTGGGGCGAGCCGCGCACCGAGTTCTTCGACTACCGCTTCCCGACGCTCTGGACGCCCGGTCCCGACATGTTCCAGGGCCGCTGGTATCCGTCGGCATGCGTGCTCGGCAACGGTGACGTGCTCGCGCTGTCGGGCACCATGGACTCGACCGTGGTCAATGCCAGCATCCCCGAGGTCTATTCGCCGGCGGGTGCCGGAAGCTGGCGGCAGCTCACGGGCGCGGTTCGGTCACTGCCGTACTACCCGTTCACGTTCCTGGCACCCGATGGTCGGGTGTTCGTCGCCGGTCCGCACGTGGACACGCGCTTCCTCAGCGTCACCGGGAATGGGTCCTGGTCGTCGGCCCGGAACCACGTGCTCAACGTGACGCGCGGCTATGGCAGCGCGGTGCAGTACGCGGACGGGAAGATCCTGGTGGCCGGCGGCGCCGACCCTCCGACCAGCTCGTGCGAGATCATCAATCTCAATGACGCGACGCCGACGTGGCGAACGACGCGGCCGATGAACTTCGCGCGCCGTCAGTTGAACCTCACCATGCTTCCGGACGGCTCGGTGCTGGCCTCGGGAGGAAGCAGTGGCGCGGGGTTCAACAACAACACCGGCGCCGTGCTGACGCCGGAGATCTGGACGCCATGGGACACGGTGTGGACGCCGATGGCGAACATGGCCGTCAGCCGCCTCTACCATTCGACGTCCCTTCTGCTTCCCGACGGCCGCGTGTTGTCGGCGGGTGGCGGCAGACCCAAGGCCACGAACGGAGGCGGCGACCAGCTCAACTGCGAGATCTTCTCCCCGCCGTATCTCTTCAAGGGGGCTCGGCCCACTATCACCTCGGCGCCCGCCGTGGGGCATTACGGCGTGCCCTTCGCGATCGTCACGCCGAACGCCTCCGAAATCAGCCAGGTGACGATGATCCGGCTCAACAGCGCCACGCATGCGTTCAATCAGGGCCAGCGCTTCGTCCGCCTCACGCCCACGATCGGTCCGGGCACCGTGACCGTGACGCCGCCCGCCAATCCCAATCTCGCGCCGCCGGGTTTCTACATGCTGTTCATTCTGAACGGCAACGGCGTCCCCTCGCTGGCCAGGATGATCCAGATCATTCCGAGCGGACCGGTCGGGGTCGGCGAGGAGCCCGATGATGGCCTGCTCGACTTCATGGCTCTGCGCTCGCCGAACCCCATGCACGGCGGGACCGCGAAGATCGCGTTCGCGCTGTCCCGCAGCGAAGTCGGCCGCGTCGAGGTGCTGGACGTCACCGGCCGGCGGGTCAAGCTGGTGATCGACGGCTTCTTCGACGCGGGGCGGGAGCAAGTGGTGACCTGGGACGGCACCGACGAGCACGGGCAGCGCGTCAAGAGCGGCCTCTACTGGTATCGGCTGTGGACACCGAGCGTCACGCGCACCGGGAAGCTCGCCCTGATCTCCTATTGA
- a CDS encoding PA domain-containing protein: MRRGSWLLPACMLSVVLSAAVEAATITIVNMDSGGEGFNDPMPAAPVGGNPGTTIGTQRLYVFQHAANLWGSILPSAIEIRVSASFNPLSCSPTSGVLGSTTTSGFFANDPSFPHQETFYNQALANKLAGTDLSSLNDMTIQFNSDVDNATCLGSSDWYYGVDGNEGTDIELLPVVLHELGHGLGFTSQVNSNGTFTGGLPSIYSRFLLDNSNGLRWHLMTNGQRAASYTNTGNVVWDGAAMNAQTPVYLQKQRLVTVVSPAPIAGDYRAGVASFGADVSNPVVTAPVAYADDTVPDLNTHNGCSAILNVSGKIALIDRGACTFVTKALNAQEAGAVGAIIADTISTPLALDLGGSDPTITIPVVGITMADANLIRGQLGSGVTATIGGQHPVWLAGADEAGHTRIYAPNPVEAGSSISHFDRSAAPNLLMEPSITASLTSQIDLTRHAFRDLGWFTGSTITGVPEAASGKLRLGSAPNPFDGATTIAFRIEKPGPVELDVYGVDGRRVRRLAGWPLPVGSHAFTWSGLDDEGREAPPGVYLVRLRGPDGVWSGRVVRVR, encoded by the coding sequence ATGCGCCGCGGGTCCTGGCTGCTTCCGGCCTGCATGCTCTCCGTCGTCCTTTCCGCGGCGGTGGAGGCGGCGACCATCACCATCGTCAACATGGACAGTGGCGGCGAGGGCTTCAACGACCCGATGCCGGCCGCTCCCGTCGGCGGCAACCCGGGGACGACCATCGGGACCCAGCGGCTCTACGTGTTCCAGCACGCGGCCAACCTCTGGGGCAGCATCCTCCCGAGCGCGATCGAGATCCGGGTTTCGGCGTCCTTCAACCCGCTGAGCTGCAGTCCGACCTCGGGTGTGCTGGGCAGCACGACGACCTCGGGCTTCTTCGCCAACGACCCGAGCTTTCCCCACCAGGAGACGTTCTACAACCAGGCGCTGGCCAACAAGCTCGCAGGGACCGACCTCAGCTCGCTCAACGACATGACCATCCAGTTCAACAGCGACGTCGACAACGCCACCTGCCTCGGTTCCTCGGACTGGTACTACGGCGTCGACGGCAACGAAGGGACGGACATCGAGCTGCTCCCGGTGGTCCTCCACGAGCTCGGGCACGGCCTGGGATTCACCTCGCAGGTGAATAGCAACGGAACCTTCACCGGCGGATTGCCCAGCATCTATTCCCGGTTCCTGCTCGACAACTCGAATGGCCTGCGCTGGCACCTGATGACCAACGGCCAGCGCGCCGCCTCCTACACCAACACCGGCAACGTGGTCTGGGACGGAGCGGCCATGAATGCGCAGACCCCGGTCTATCTCCAGAAGCAGCGTCTGGTCACCGTCGTCTCGCCGGCGCCGATCGCCGGCGACTACCGCGCCGGGGTGGCCAGCTTCGGGGCCGATGTCAGCAATCCCGTGGTGACGGCGCCGGTGGCCTACGCCGATGACACCGTGCCGGACCTCAACACGCACAACGGATGCTCGGCGATCCTCAACGTCTCCGGCAAGATCGCGCTGATCGACCGGGGGGCCTGCACGTTCGTGACCAAGGCGCTCAACGCTCAGGAGGCTGGGGCGGTCGGTGCCATCATCGCCGACACGATCTCGACCCCGCTCGCTCTCGATCTCGGAGGCAGCGATCCGACGATCACGATCCCGGTGGTCGGGATCACCATGGCCGACGCCAACCTCATCAGGGGCCAGCTCGGGTCCGGGGTCACCGCCACGATCGGCGGCCAGCATCCCGTCTGGCTGGCCGGCGCGGACGAGGCGGGGCACACCCGGATCTATGCGCCCAACCCGGTTGAGGCGGGCTCGTCGATCTCGCATTTCGACCGTTCGGCCGCGCCGAACCTGTTGATGGAGCCGTCGATCACCGCCAGCCTCACCTCGCAGATCGACCTCACGAGGCACGCCTTCCGCGACCTCGGCTGGTTCACCGGGTCGACGATCACCGGGGTGCCCGAAGCGGCCTCCGGCAAGCTTCGGCTGGGCAGCGCTCCCAATCCTTTCGACGGAGCGACGACCATCGCCTTCCGCATCGAAAAGCCTGGTCCGGTCGAGCTCGACGTCTACGGGGTGGATGGCCGGCGCGTTCGCCGGCTGGCCGGCTGGCCGCTACCGGTGGGGTCCCACGCGTTCACGTGGAGCGGCCTCGACGACGAGGGTCGCGAGGCGCCTCCCGGGGTCTACCTGGTGCGGCTCCGGGGGCCAGACGGCGTCTGGTCGGGACGCGTCGTGCGCGTCCGCTGA
- a CDS encoding ABC transporter permease, with the protein MRRAKGLLGVTLRSAALLAAGLLVAFLALPPLALVLRISPATLLSRVAEPVVIEALRLSLLTSLASTAFVMLLGLPLAYVLTARRLRGRAWIEALVDLPMVLPPTVAGAGLLFAFGRAGLLGGALAGFGLAIPFTTIAVVLAQTFVAAPFFVSTVVAGLREVEPRYVELAATLRASPAATFLRVMLPLSLPSILTGAVMAWARALGEFGATITFAGNLPGVTRTLPLAVYTALQSDLESAVTLAVLLLMVSFVVLLGLRLSPVGAFGRASAARRAG; encoded by the coding sequence ATGCGCCGGGCGAAGGGACTCCTCGGTGTGACGCTCCGCTCGGCGGCCCTGCTCGCGGCGGGGCTCCTCGTCGCCTTCCTCGCGCTGCCGCCGCTCGCGCTGGTGCTGCGCATCTCTCCCGCGACGCTTCTCTCCCGCGTCGCGGAGCCGGTCGTGATCGAGGCCCTCCGGCTCTCCCTGCTCACCAGTCTTGCCTCGACGGCATTCGTGATGCTGCTCGGACTGCCGCTGGCCTACGTCCTCACCGCGCGCCGGCTCCGCGGACGAGCCTGGATCGAGGCGCTCGTGGACCTGCCGATGGTCCTTCCACCCACGGTGGCCGGCGCGGGGCTGCTGTTCGCCTTCGGCCGCGCCGGCCTCCTGGGCGGTGCGCTGGCCGGCTTCGGGCTCGCCATCCCCTTCACCACGATCGCCGTGGTGCTTGCCCAGACGTTCGTCGCGGCGCCGTTCTTCGTCTCGACCGTGGTGGCCGGACTTCGGGAGGTCGAGCCGCGCTACGTGGAGCTGGCGGCCACTCTGCGCGCATCACCGGCGGCCACGTTCCTGCGGGTGATGCTGCCGCTCAGCCTGCCCTCGATCCTGACCGGCGCGGTGATGGCCTGGGCGCGGGCGCTCGGCGAGTTCGGGGCCACCATCACCTTCGCCGGCAACCTGCCGGGCGTGACGCGCACGCTGCCGCTGGCCGTGTACACCGCGTTGCAGAGCGACCTGGAATCGGCGGTGACGCTGGCGGTCCTGCTGCTGATGGTCTCGTTCGTGGTGCTGCTCGGGCTACGGTTGTCGCCGGTAGGCGCTTTCGGGAGAGCGAGTGCTGCGCGCCGAGCTGGATAG